A region of Chitinophaga horti DNA encodes the following proteins:
- a CDS encoding Hsp20/alpha crystallin family protein → MTLVKFNQRPVHKSFNNIFDEVFGNNGLNKFWKDDFLTPDFFATHPPVNIQETSEAYLLDVVAPGFEKTDFKLNLDKQVLSISVEKKTENKEETEKHIRREFSTRSFKRSFTLDENVDAEKINAKYENGVLKVTLPKREAKQEPAKEIVVA, encoded by the coding sequence ATGACACTCGTAAAATTTAATCAACGTCCGGTTCACAAATCATTCAACAACATCTTTGATGAAGTATTTGGCAACAATGGTCTTAACAAGTTTTGGAAAGACGACTTCCTGACACCCGACTTTTTCGCCACTCACCCACCGGTGAATATCCAGGAAACGTCAGAGGCCTACCTGCTTGACGTTGTAGCCCCCGGTTTCGAGAAGACTGATTTCAAACTGAATCTCGACAAACAGGTGCTTTCTATCAGCGTGGAAAAGAAAACTGAGAACAAGGAAGAAACAGAAAAACACATCCGCAGGGAATTTTCGACCCGCTCTTTCAAACGTTCATTTACGCTTGACGAGAACGTGGATGCAGAAAAAATTAACGCTAAATATGAAAACGGCGTGTTAAAGGTAACCTTGCCCAAAAGAGAAGCTAAGCAGGAACCTGCAAAAGAAATTGTAGTTGCATAA
- a CDS encoding BrxA/BrxB family bacilliredoxin, with amino-acid sequence MPRKAELTDNGFEELLTPADVETVLAKEGTTLVVINSVCGCSAGTARPGVLMAVATSEKKPSRLTTSFAGYDLDAVQELRKHLLPYPPSSPSIALFKDGQLVHFIERHMIEGRPPQVIAGSLLQAFEEFC; translated from the coding sequence ATGCCGAGGAAGGCAGAGTTGACCGACAACGGTTTTGAAGAATTACTGACTCCTGCCGATGTTGAGACAGTACTGGCAAAAGAGGGCACTACCCTCGTAGTTATAAATTCAGTTTGCGGATGTTCCGCAGGCACGGCACGCCCGGGCGTGCTGATGGCAGTTGCTACCAGCGAAAAGAAACCTAGCAGGCTGACTACCAGCTTTGCAGGTTACGACCTGGATGCAGTACAGGAGTTGCGTAAGCACCTGTTGCCTTATCCTCCATCTTCCCCTTCTATCGCGTTGTTTAAAGATGGCCAGTTGGTGCACTTTATCGAGCGTCACATGATCGAGGGTCGTCCTCCACAGGTGATTGCAGGTAGCTTGCTGCAGGCTTTCGAAGAATTTTGTTAA
- a CDS encoding prolipoprotein diacylglyceryl transferase: MYPNLYYVFKDLFGTSHAFFKLFQTFGFFVAVAFLAGAWVLTQELKRREKLGWLKGMTGMAVRKRGDFKSGLLWSAVIAFLIGYKVLGMFVLIQGNMSSAEVRELLLSTQGSLWLGIATAAVVAGIKWVRRPKDPEELKAKEWKEEVTIMPHQRVPDFTVLAALAGLIGAKIFHNLENWSDFVADPWGSIFSASGLTFYGGLILAAVVIIYYARKRNISTRHLIDSAAPALMLAYAIGRMGCHFSGDGDWGILNNAYAPDSTGVVQRITDEQYQQRLHDHASFFEGEFGGMDKVHAHAFVKPNSLAFLPDWFFAYGYPHNVINRGMPMANCDSEYCHVLPVAVYPTPLYEIIACLFLFGILWTIRRRVTIPGVIFGIYLIFNGLERFFIEKIRVNTKYDLFGFHPTQAELISTAMVITGAVLIWYCTTLHKKTVSR; encoded by the coding sequence ATGTATCCAAATCTTTATTACGTTTTTAAGGATCTCTTCGGTACAAGTCACGCATTTTTCAAGCTGTTTCAAACCTTTGGTTTCTTTGTAGCGGTAGCTTTCCTGGCTGGCGCCTGGGTACTCACGCAGGAATTAAAACGCCGTGAGAAGCTCGGCTGGCTGAAGGGCATGACCGGCATGGCTGTGAGAAAACGGGGCGACTTTAAATCCGGGTTGCTCTGGAGTGCAGTTATCGCGTTTTTGATAGGATACAAAGTATTGGGCATGTTTGTGCTCATACAAGGCAATATGAGCAGTGCGGAAGTCCGCGAGCTGCTGCTTTCTACCCAGGGTAGCCTGTGGTTGGGTATTGCAACGGCGGCCGTGGTAGCCGGCATCAAGTGGGTGAGACGCCCGAAGGATCCGGAAGAGCTGAAGGCGAAGGAATGGAAAGAAGAAGTAACCATCATGCCGCATCAGCGTGTGCCCGACTTTACGGTACTGGCTGCGCTGGCGGGATTGATAGGCGCAAAGATATTTCACAACTTAGAAAACTGGAGCGACTTCGTAGCCGATCCATGGGGTTCGATATTTTCTGCGAGCGGTCTTACCTTTTATGGAGGTTTGATCCTTGCCGCCGTGGTAATCATTTACTACGCCCGTAAGCGCAACATTTCTACCCGCCACCTGATCGATAGCGCTGCGCCGGCATTGATGCTGGCTTATGCTATTGGCAGGATGGGTTGCCACTTTTCGGGCGACGGTGACTGGGGTATTCTCAATAACGCATATGCCCCGGACAGCACCGGTGTTGTGCAGCGTATTACGGACGAGCAGTACCAGCAACGCCTGCACGATCATGCCTCCTTCTTTGAGGGCGAGTTTGGCGGTATGGACAAAGTGCATGCACATGCTTTTGTAAAGCCTAACTCCCTGGCGTTTTTACCCGACTGGTTTTTCGCTTACGGATACCCGCACAACGTCATTAATCGCGGCATGCCGATGGCCAATTGCGACAGCGAATATTGCCATGTACTGCCCGTAGCGGTATATCCCACGCCCTTATACGAGATCATTGCCTGTCTCTTTCTGTTCGGCATTCTTTGGACAATACGACGAAGGGTGACGATACCAGGCGTTATATTCGGCATTTACCTGATTTTCAATGGGCTGGAACGATTCTTTATTGAGAAGATAAGGGTGAATACAAAGTATGACCTGTTCGGATTTCATCCCACGCAGGCGGAGCTTATTTCTACCGCGATGGTGATAACAGGCGCCGTACTGATATGGTATTGCACTACATTACATAAGAAAACAGTTTCCCGTTAA
- a CDS encoding hemerythrin domain-containing protein: MQRHPNLVPLSHEHKRLLEVCRYLKSDAVPQEGYPLEPQAKMNFVVKIFKEVMVPHLQKEDYLFEACAGRDPEIDKAIQELQTQHRQISTIYGGLMESKDLEADMDYIARELELHILREEEEVYPLIEQRLPDVVGSMTF, translated from the coding sequence ATGCAGCGTCATCCCAATCTTGTGCCCCTGTCGCACGAGCATAAGCGGTTGTTGGAAGTGTGCCGGTATCTGAAGTCAGATGCGGTGCCCCAGGAAGGTTATCCCTTAGAACCGCAGGCTAAAATGAACTTCGTCGTGAAGATATTTAAAGAGGTGATGGTACCGCACCTTCAGAAAGAGGATTATCTTTTTGAAGCGTGCGCCGGCCGCGACCCTGAAATTGATAAGGCTATCCAGGAGCTGCAAACCCAGCACCGCCAGATATCTACGATCTACGGTGGCTTGATGGAAAGCAAAGACCTGGAAGCGGATATGGACTACATTGCCCGCGAGCTGGAACTGCACATCCTTCGTGAAGAGGAGGAGGTGTATCCGCTCATCGAACAGCGGTTGCCAGATGTAGTAGGCAGTATGACCTTTTAA